A window of the Acidobacteriota bacterium genome harbors these coding sequences:
- a CDS encoding ABC transporter permease, producing the protein METLLQDVRYGFRMLLKRPGFTLIAVATLALGIGATTAIFSVVNAVLLRPLAYSEPGRIMALSPTRAGSALSAASEPKFVFWRDHSRSFEGVAATTGMGSGVNLSGGNEPEFVSGVKVSADFFRVLGVHPVIGRDFTEQEDSPNGEQVVILSDGLWRRRFGADPVVVGKTVLINGKDYTAIGIMPPSFRYGAQAALLFPMRTNPASGEEGHNYTVLARLKPGVSQEQAVADMKGVFDRFGEAYPKMLWRQEDGIGVEPYLASLTAEARPLLLIMLGAVGFVLLIACANVANLQLAQAAGRGSEMAVRQALGASWSRIARQLLTEGVVLALVGGLAGLLLAQWGVEMIAAFIPADLIPRTGEIGFDWRVLGFAFGASVLTGLVFALAPAIKAARVDVNHSLKQGGGKGAIGDDRGRVRSALVMSEIALALVLLIGAGLLIRTFASLRGVDPGFDPRNVLTFEVAPNGEQYKTTAKHTDYVQRSLERLKAIPGVEAAAVTSNLPLSRWLNLTVEVEGRPNSERSTEYRMITPEYFQVMRMAIKRGREFAETDMAGSEPVAIVNETYARQVFKEADPLGQRLIVQRSAANGRSCQVIGVVGDLKQFGLSSPAPAAVFVPLAQVPDKVLLVARQYVTMKFALRTAIDPLTLTSTVKREMLNVDPLLPVTNIQSLEQIVSLSLAQDRFNTALLGLFAVIGLVLAVIGIYGVVAYSVVQRTREIGIRVALGASSGDVVKLVVAQGMLPAVIGIAIGLGGAIGLTRLLSSFLFGVTATDPITFVVTAVLLTVVALAACFMPARRAAKVDPMVALRYE; encoded by the coding sequence ATGGAAACCTTGTTGCAAGACGTGCGATATGGATTCAGGATGCTGCTCAAGCGGCCGGGCTTTACCTTGATCGCCGTTGCGACGCTCGCGCTCGGCATCGGCGCGACCACGGCAATCTTCTCGGTAGTCAACGCGGTGCTGTTGCGTCCTCTGGCGTATTCAGAACCCGGCCGGATCATGGCTTTATCGCCCACCAGGGCCGGGTCGGCCCTTTCAGCCGCGAGCGAACCGAAATTTGTGTTCTGGCGAGATCACAGCCGGTCATTCGAGGGCGTCGCCGCGACAACCGGAATGGGCTCGGGCGTGAACTTGTCGGGCGGGAATGAACCGGAGTTCGTAAGCGGCGTGAAGGTCTCGGCTGATTTCTTCCGCGTGCTTGGCGTGCATCCGGTTATCGGGCGCGACTTCACCGAACAGGAAGATTCGCCCAACGGCGAACAAGTGGTTATTCTCAGCGACGGTTTATGGCGGAGGCGTTTCGGCGCTGATCCGGTGGTGGTCGGCAAGACTGTTTTGATCAACGGCAAAGATTACACCGCCATCGGCATCATGCCGCCGAGCTTTCGCTACGGCGCACAGGCAGCCCTGCTGTTCCCGATGCGGACGAATCCAGCGAGCGGCGAGGAGGGGCACAACTACACCGTGCTGGCGCGACTCAAGCCGGGCGTGTCGCAAGAGCAAGCCGTCGCAGATATGAAAGGGGTCTTTGACAGGTTCGGCGAAGCGTATCCAAAGATGCTCTGGCGTCAGGAAGACGGCATTGGAGTCGAGCCCTATCTTGCAAGCCTGACTGCTGAGGCGCGCCCGCTGTTGCTGATCATGTTGGGCGCGGTTGGCTTTGTGCTTTTGATCGCGTGCGCCAACGTCGCCAATCTACAACTGGCGCAAGCTGCCGGACGCGGTTCGGAGATGGCTGTGCGTCAGGCGCTTGGCGCAAGTTGGTCTCGGATCGCGCGGCAGTTGCTGACCGAAGGCGTCGTGCTCGCGCTTGTTGGCGGACTTGCGGGGTTGCTCCTGGCTCAATGGGGAGTAGAGATGATCGCGGCTTTCATACCGGCGGATCTGATTCCGCGGACCGGTGAAATCGGTTTCGACTGGCGAGTGCTGGGCTTCGCGTTCGGCGCATCGGTGCTCACCGGTCTGGTGTTCGCGTTGGCGCCGGCGATCAAAGCAGCTCGAGTCGACGTCAACCACTCGCTCAAGCAGGGTGGAGGAAAAGGAGCGATTGGCGATGATCGCGGGCGAGTTCGCAGCGCGTTGGTGATGTCGGAAATTGCGCTCGCGCTCGTGTTACTGATCGGCGCCGGCTTATTGATTCGCACCTTCGCCAGCTTGCGCGGCGTTGACCCCGGCTTCGATCCGCGCAACGTGCTGACTTTCGAGGTCGCGCCAAATGGCGAGCAATACAAAACGACGGCCAAGCACACCGACTATGTCCAGCGGTCGCTCGAACGGCTCAAGGCGATACCCGGTGTTGAGGCCGCTGCGGTCACCAGCAATTTGCCCCTGAGCCGCTGGCTCAATCTGACGGTCGAGGTCGAGGGGCGCCCAAATTCAGAGCGCTCAACCGAGTACCGCATGATCACGCCCGAATACTTCCAGGTTATGCGGATGGCGATCAAACGAGGACGCGAGTTCGCCGAGACGGACATGGCCGGTTCGGAGCCGGTGGCGATCGTCAACGAGACATATGCGCGTCAGGTGTTCAAGGAAGCCGACCCGCTCGGTCAGCGGTTAATCGTTCAACGCTCCGCTGCGAACGGCCGATCGTGCCAGGTTATTGGAGTGGTCGGCGACTTGAAACAATTCGGGCTAAGCTCGCCCGCTCCTGCCGCGGTGTTTGTGCCGTTGGCGCAAGTGCCCGACAAGGTATTGCTGGTAGCCCGCCAGTATGTGACGATGAAGTTCGCCTTACGCACGGCTATCGATCCGCTGACTCTGACGTCTACCGTGAAGCGGGAGATGCTTAACGTCGATCCGTTGCTGCCGGTGACCAATATTCAATCGCTTGAACAGATCGTTTCGCTGTCGCTGGCGCAGGATCGGTTCAACACCGCGTTGCTCGGGTTGTTCGCAGTGATAGGATTAGTGCTGGCGGTGATCGGCATCTATGGCGTCGTAGCTTACTCGGTGGTGCAGCGCACCCGCGAGATCGGGATTCGCGTAGCGTTGGGCGCAAGTTCAGGGGATGTAGTGAAGCTGGTTGTTGCTCAGGGCATGTTGCCCGCGGTGATCGG